From Danaus plexippus chromosome 11, MEX_DaPlex, whole genome shotgun sequence, the proteins below share one genomic window:
- the LOC116765816 gene encoding cryptochrome-1 has product MTKVASVIHWFRLDLRLHDNLALRNAINEAENRKQILRPIYVIDPDIKNRVGCNRLRFLFQSLKNLDTSLRKINTRLYVIKGKAIECLPKLFDEWHVKFLTLQVDIDADLVKQDEVIEEFCEANNIFVVKRMQHTVYDFNSVVKKNNGSIPLTYQKFLSLVSDVQVKDIIQISKGVSNECKASDYDSQGYDIPSLEEFGVNESELSECKYPGGESEGLKRLDVYMAKKQWVCNFEKPKSSPNSIEPSTTVLSPYISHGCLSAKLFYHKLKQVENGSKHTLPPVSLMGQLMWREFYYTAGSGTENFDKMVGNSVCTQIPWKKNDAHLKAWAEGKTGYPFVDAIMRQLKQEGWIHHLARHMVACFLTRGDLWISWEEGAKVFEDYLLDYDWSLNAGNWMWLSASAFFYKYYRVYSPVAFGKKTDKDGLYIRKYVPELKKYPSEFIYEPWKAPKGVQKTAGCVIGEGYPNRIVDHDKVHKDNIQKMNSAYKVNKEKKAMKRPRQ; this is encoded by the exons atgacTAAAGTTGCATCAGTAATTCACTGGTTTCGATTAGATTTACGATTGCACGACAATCTTGCTTTACGAAATGCAATTAACGAA gCAGAAAATCGCAAACAGATATTGAGACCTATTTATGTGATCGATCCTGATATCAAGAATAGAGTCGGATGTAATAGACTTAGATTCTTATTTCAAAGTCTTAAAAACTTAGATACAAGTCTTCGTAAAATTAACACTcgattatatgttataaaaggCAAAGCTATTGAATGTTTACCAAAACTATTTGACGAGTGGcacgttaaatttttaacccTGCAAGTTGATATTGACGCAGATTTAGTGAAACAGGATGAGGTTATTGAAGAATTCTGTGAAGCAAACAACATTTTCGTGGTTAAAAGAATGCAACATACTGTGTATGATTTTAATAGTGTGGTAAAGAAAAACAATGGCAGCATTCCACTCACATATCAAAAGTTTCTTTCGTTAGTCTCTGATGTGCAAGTTAAAGACATCATACAAATATCCAAGGGTGTGTCTAATGAGTGCAAAGCAAGTGATTATGATTCCCAAGGATATGACATTCCTTCTTTAGAAGAATTTGGAGTAAATGAATCTGAGCTTTCAGAATGTAAATATCCTGGTGGAGAATCTGAGGGTTTAAAAAGATTAGATGTGTACATGGCAAAAAAACAGTGGGTCTGTAATTTTGAGAAACCTAAATCCTCACCAAATAGTATTGAACCAAGTACTACAGTATTGAGCCCATATATTAGCCATGGCTGCTTGTCAGCTAAGTTGTTTTATCATAAGCTAAAGCAAGTTGAGAATGGCAGCAAACACACTTTGCCACCTGTTTCACTGATGGGACAGCTCATGTGGAgagaattttattacacagCTGGTTCAGGTactgaaaattttgataaaatggtAGGAAACTCCGTCTGTACACAAATACCTTGGAAGAAAAACGATGCTCACTTAAAAGCATGGGCAGAAGGTAAAACTGGCTACCCCTTTGTAGATGCAATCATGCGCCAGTTAAAACAAGAGGGTTGGATTCATCATTTGGCGAGACATATGGTTGCCTGCTTCTTGACCAGAGGCGACTTATGGATTTCTTGGGAAGAAGGAGCAAAAGTGTTTGAAGATTACCTTCTGGACTATGATTGGTCTTTGAATGCTGGAAACTGGATGTGGCTATCAGCATCTGCTTTTTTCTACAAATACTACAGAGTATATAGCCCAGTAGCTTTTGGtaaaaaaacagataaagATGGgctttatataagaaaatatgttcctgagttgaaaaaatatcctagtgagtttatttatgaacCATGGAAGGCTCCAAAGGGTGTTCAGAAAACGGCTGGTTGTGTAATTGGTGAGGGATATCCCAATAGAATTGTTGATCATGATAAGGTCCACAAAGATAATATCCAGAAAATGAATTCTgcttataaagtaaataaagagaaaaaggCAATGAAGAGACCGAGACAgtaa
- the LOC116765819 gene encoding spermatogenesis-associated protein 6 isoform X2 — protein MPKVIELTIEIEIQKVSCPGVWLCQDGRVSLTVFALGTSYQTCLLPPVFPLPFRDVFYFRKRFQESCALNNICCLLKDETIYCELVQWCEDCNLSDCVILAQYLGAMNDVLFPPNMCSTDGVDLLMRRSKEFPGILSPKIEIATKVRIDEVWNLPCNLLSTTKAKDCHCSPPNTESSRQRQVCHSAQYHRTKCNKTGRIVRSRSRSRSDGSVSCCSLDKDRGKVCRCPKNSEQEDLANDERLQKLLLESRYIENEEPSHAKTSSSKKYWPKTPCTCQICKRYHELFHTNDS, from the exons ATGCCTAAAGTTATTGAATTAACcattgaaatagaaatacaaaAG GTGTCATGTCCGGGTGTATGGTTGTGTCAAGATGGGCGCGTTTCTCTCACAGTGTTTGCTCTTGGTACTAGCTACCAAACTTGCCTGCTACCTCCTGTTTTTCCCTTACCCTTCAGAGATGTGTTCTATTTTCGAAAACGATTTCAAGAAAGTTGTGCTCTAAATAACATCTGTTGCTTACTGA AGGATGAAACGATATATTGTGAACTGGTCCAATGGTGCGAGGATTGTAATTTAAGCGACTGTGTGATCCTGGCACAGTACTTGGGTGCTATGAACGATGTGCTCTTCCCCCCTAACATGTGTTCAACCGACGGCGTCGACTTACTCATGAGAAGATCCAAGGAATTCCCA GGTATCCTGTCTCCTAAAATCGAAATAGCAACAAAAGTTCGTATTGACGAAGTTTGGAATCTACCCTGCAATTTGTTAAGTACTACGAAGGCGAAAGACTGTCATTGTTCGCCGCCAAATACCGAGAGTTCAAGGCAAAGGCAAGTCTGTCATTCAGCCCAGTATCACAG AACAAAGTGTAACAAAACCGGAAGAATCGTCCGGTCTAGATCCAGGAGTCGCTCAGACGGGTCTGTGTCATGCTGCAGTCTAGACAAAGATCGAGGGAAGGTCTGCCGATGTCCAAA AAACAGCGAACAAGAAGATTTAGCGAACGACGAGAGACTCCAGAAACTGTTACTAGAGAGTCGCTATATAGAAAATGAGGAGCCGAGCCATGCAAAGACAAGCTCCAGTAAGAAATATTGGCCGAAGACGCCATGCACATGCCAGATATGCAAGAGATATCACGAACTGTTCCATACTAATGACAGCTGA
- the LOC116765819 gene encoding spermatogenesis-associated protein 6 isoform X1 — MPKVIELTIEIEIQKVSCPGVWLCQDGRVSLTVFALGTSYQTCLLPPVFPLPFRDVFYFRKRFQESCALNNICCLLKDETIYCELVQWCEDCNLSDCVILAQYLGAMNDVLFPPNMCSTDGVDLLMRRSKEFPGILSPKIEIATKVRIDEVWNLPCNLLSTTKAKDCHCSPPNTESSRQRQVCHSAQYHRTKCNKTGRIVRSRSRSRSDGSVSCCSLDKDRGKVCRCPNPLSKSRVSLSPCSRPRPCPEYSVYSVDTTDASGFRGLTYEKDNRNSEQEDLANDERLQKLLLESRYIENEEPSHAKTSSSKKYWPKTPCTCQICKRYHELFHTNDS, encoded by the exons ATGCCTAAAGTTATTGAATTAACcattgaaatagaaatacaaaAG GTGTCATGTCCGGGTGTATGGTTGTGTCAAGATGGGCGCGTTTCTCTCACAGTGTTTGCTCTTGGTACTAGCTACCAAACTTGCCTGCTACCTCCTGTTTTTCCCTTACCCTTCAGAGATGTGTTCTATTTTCGAAAACGATTTCAAGAAAGTTGTGCTCTAAATAACATCTGTTGCTTACTGA AGGATGAAACGATATATTGTGAACTGGTCCAATGGTGCGAGGATTGTAATTTAAGCGACTGTGTGATCCTGGCACAGTACTTGGGTGCTATGAACGATGTGCTCTTCCCCCCTAACATGTGTTCAACCGACGGCGTCGACTTACTCATGAGAAGATCCAAGGAATTCCCA GGTATCCTGTCTCCTAAAATCGAAATAGCAACAAAAGTTCGTATTGACGAAGTTTGGAATCTACCCTGCAATTTGTTAAGTACTACGAAGGCGAAAGACTGTCATTGTTCGCCGCCAAATACCGAGAGTTCAAGGCAAAGGCAAGTCTGTCATTCAGCCCAGTATCACAG AACAAAGTGTAACAAAACCGGAAGAATCGTCCGGTCTAGATCCAGGAGTCGCTCAGACGGGTCTGTGTCATGCTGCAGTCTAGACAAAGATCGAGGGAAGGTCTGCCGATGTCCAAA TCCCTTGTCTAAGTCCCGCGTGTCCCTTTCCCCTTGCTCGCGTCCACGGCCGTGTCCAGAGTATAGTGTGTACTCTGTGGACACGACCGACGCTAGCGGCTTCCGCGGACTAACATACGAAAAAGATAACAG AAACAGCGAACAAGAAGATTTAGCGAACGACGAGAGACTCCAGAAACTGTTACTAGAGAGTCGCTATATAGAAAATGAGGAGCCGAGCCATGCAAAGACAAGCTCCAGTAAGAAATATTGGCCGAAGACGCCATGCACATGCCAGATATGCAAGAGATATCACGAACTGTTCCATACTAATGACAGCTGA